From the genome of Candidatus Nitrosocosmicus oleophilus, one region includes:
- a CDS encoding molybdenum cofactor biosynthesis protein MoaE → MKSRDLQKKTNKSELNSSNDSHNIMKNNDSLELSSTLSSQRITNSDIDVNDVISSMVDAEGHSGATVIFLGSVRNFGMNGKVKGMYYESYVKMAENKIKNIEEKAMEKYGIKKIKIVHRIGKLALGNNSVVIALSTPHSKDAFTACRFILARIKQEVPIWKKEILSKGDEKWVDGKSIKTN, encoded by the coding sequence TTGAAAAGTAGAGATTTGCAAAAAAAGACCAATAAATCAGAACTCAATTCAAGTAATGATTCCCATAATATTATGAAGAACAACGATTCACTCGAGCTATCATCAACATTATCTTCTCAGAGAATAACGAATTCAGATATTGATGTCAATGACGTCATAAGTTCGATGGTGGACGCCGAAGGACATTCTGGGGCAACTGTAATTTTTTTAGGTTCTGTAAGAAACTTTGGAATGAATGGAAAAGTAAAAGGAATGTATTATGAATCCTACGTAAAAATGGCTGAAAATAAGATAAAAAATATTGAAGAAAAGGCTATGGAAAAGTATGGTATTAAAAAAATTAAAATAGTTCATAGGATAGGTAAATTAGCTTTAGGCAACAACAGTGTAGTCATAGCACTTTCAACTCCTCATAGTAAAGATGCCTTTACTGCCTGTAGATTCATTCTTGCAAGGATTAAACAAGAGGTACCAATTTGGAAAAAGGAAATTCTATCAAAAGGCGATGAAAAATGGGTGGATGGGAAATCAATCAAGACAAATTGA
- a CDS encoding MoaD/ThiS family protein: MPKIRVTVLYFAFIHEITRKKEEIMELSTNTSIKELILIILTRYPNIKNIKNIKISVNYRIVNSNSNLILKNADEVALLPPISGG, encoded by the coding sequence ATGCCAAAGATTCGTGTCACCGTCCTTTATTTTGCCTTCATACATGAAATAACTAGAAAAAAGGAGGAAATAATGGAGTTGTCCACAAATACTTCAATAAAGGAACTAATATTAATTATACTAACCCGGTATCCAAACATAAAAAACATAAAGAACATAAAAATTTCTGTCAATTACCGCATTGTCAATTCGAACTCAAACTTAATTCTAAAAAATGCTGACGAAGTAGCCCTTCTACCACCGATTTCTGGAGGATAG
- a CDS encoding ABC transporter ATP-binding protein translates to MIPEKTIESLVLETHGGEISLTLEIINLVKSFPGFTLGPIDLKLQDNTIMVLIGPTGSGKSTLLNLIVGLTKPDKGSIHINDVDITNTPIESRRIGYSFQNPSLFPHLNVYENIVFGIRKSIRDNKRSQINRLVESFGVSNLLDRDIYALSGGEMQKISLARMLVTKPKIMLMDEPLVHLDTKTRVQLRKDLRRILKEEGVLGIYVTHFEDDVYALADSVSVLEKGVIKKTDTLKTMLTFPNNQPMSTSSLSEFFQKDHNYLEGCVTDSTNGITTFKVGEHEFEILGDYPIDSIVGVLIKPEDIILAVDYVRTSARNIIKTKVAAIYASNIKTGILNIHLVINNISLVSRITQESKDHLKIIEGEYVYAIFKATAPHIVREEKKGYKIS, encoded by the coding sequence GTGATACCAGAAAAAACAATAGAATCTTTAGTTTTGGAGACCCATGGTGGAGAAATTAGTTTGACTCTAGAAATAATTAACTTGGTAAAGTCGTTTCCAGGATTTACATTAGGACCAATTGATCTGAAATTACAGGATAATACAATTATGGTGTTAATAGGGCCCACTGGAAGCGGCAAATCTACTCTTTTAAATCTAATAGTGGGATTGACCAAACCTGACAAAGGGTCTATCCACATCAATGATGTCGATATAACCAATACACCTATTGAATCAAGAAGGATAGGATATTCTTTCCAAAATCCAAGTCTCTTTCCACATTTGAACGTCTATGAGAATATTGTATTTGGTATTAGAAAATCTATCAGAGACAACAAAAGATCACAAATTAATAGACTAGTAGAGTCCTTTGGAGTTTCTAATCTTCTTGACCGAGATATATATGCATTAAGTGGCGGGGAGATGCAAAAAATTTCCTTAGCGCGAATGCTTGTAACTAAACCAAAAATAATGCTCATGGATGAACCGCTTGTTCATCTTGATACTAAAACTAGAGTTCAGTTGAGAAAGGATCTTAGACGAATACTTAAGGAAGAGGGAGTATTGGGAATATACGTAACGCACTTTGAAGATGATGTATACGCACTCGCCGATTCTGTCTCGGTATTAGAAAAAGGCGTTATCAAAAAGACTGACACACTAAAAACAATGTTAACTTTTCCAAATAATCAACCCATGTCAACCTCATCACTATCAGAGTTTTTTCAAAAGGATCATAATTATTTGGAGGGCTGTGTTACTGACTCAACAAATGGGATTACTACTTTCAAAGTGGGAGAACATGAATTTGAAATCCTGGGAGATTATCCAATTGATTCCATAGTAGGAGTATTGATAAAGCCTGAAGATATTATCTTGGCTGTAGATTATGTCCGTACCAGCGCAAGAAACATAATTAAGACAAAGGTAGCTGCCATTTATGCTTCGAACATAAAAACGGGTATTCTAAATATTCATTTAGTTATTAATAACATTAGTTTAGTATCGAGGATTACCCAGGAATCTAAGGATCATTTAAAGATCATCGAGGGAGAGTATGTGTATGCCATATTCAAGGCTACTGCTCCTCACATTGTACGTGAAGAAAAAAAGGGATATAAGATTTCATGA
- a CDS encoding molybdate ABC transporter permease subunit, whose translation MAQIIIVIPLVLPPLASGALLLGVFNPQSFLDRLFPNVEFTQSIIGIIIAQTYVASPFMILASMAAFDSVDKSLENVARVLGKRNLEVFVRISIPLAKKGILIGIVMTWIRAIGELGATLMLAYNPHTISIQIYEDNALGGLSQAIPGIILSILLSIVLVIVYSIIVKKSSSDTRKNNRIFSFGDPWWRN comes from the coding sequence ATTGCACAAATTATCATTGTTATTCCTTTAGTGTTGCCACCACTTGCTAGTGGTGCTCTCCTGCTAGGGGTGTTTAATCCCCAATCATTTTTGGATAGACTCTTTCCCAATGTCGAGTTTACTCAATCAATAATAGGGATTATCATAGCTCAAACATATGTTGCCTCTCCATTTATGATCCTTGCCAGTATGGCTGCATTCGATTCAGTAGATAAATCATTAGAAAATGTTGCACGGGTTCTAGGAAAGAGAAATTTAGAAGTTTTCGTAAGAATCTCGATTCCGCTTGCAAAAAAAGGAATTTTGATTGGAATAGTGATGACATGGATAAGAGCCATTGGTGAATTGGGAGCGACTTTGATGTTAGCTTATAATCCCCACACCATTTCTATCCAGATATATGAAGATAATGCGCTAGGAGGTTTGTCACAAGCTATTCCGGGAATAATCTTGTCTATTTTACTTTCAATAGTTCTCGTCATTGTATATTCTATAATTGTGAAAAAATCAAGTAGTGATACCAGAAAAAACAATAGAATCTTTAGTTTTGGAGACCCATGGTGGAGAAATTAG
- a CDS encoding helix-turn-helix domain-containing protein, translating into MTTKITQFSNSTIIQKYLNGKTLDQIVKETNLSKGTVYNLVKRWKDNLGSIGVDEIREFAITVNKSGLTIQECA; encoded by the coding sequence TTGACTACTAAAATTACACAGTTTAGCAATTCCACTATCATCCAAAAATATCTCAATGGCAAAACCCTTGATCAAATAGTCAAAGAAACTAATCTATCCAAAGGCACCGTATACAATCTGGTTAAACGTTGGAAGGATAACCTCGGGAGCATTGGAGTTGATGAAATAAGAGAATTTGCAATCACTGTAAACAAATCAGGATTGACAATTCAAGAATGTGCTTAG
- a CDS encoding MFS transporter, with product MPTLINDFDVSYGSSSWILTSYLIAGAVMTPIAGKLSDIYGRKKVLLIIMAIYTVGVCLGGFANDFLTMIIARTIQGIGLGMFPIAFSIIRDQFPRERISITTGIITSMFAAGSVIGLSVGGLIIHEFGWKMTFFTIIPLSILLLLMIRKYVNVSDNNNLEQKDEKQDKHTNLLKNSTNIIPKKKQMIYSQIDIKGSILLAITIVSFLLSLTYLQTSPDQNTSNLSGIATASPYSSLEQIAPFLVIGATSLFFFVRLERRIEYPLIDFRIFLRPPILLSNMIIMIVGLSMFMVFQTIPILVQSPEPIGFGENAINTGKIQLPFAIVLLIFGPTSGFIISKLGSIKPMIIGTILTATGFSILYLFHSTEISISIGLAILSTGLSLASVGAVNVTILSTPVEFTGVTMGISTMLRIVGSSIGPALAAMYMQTNQSLINIQGITKSLPSSFSFDLIFLSALVFSVAAISMSIILSKKIHAKPYLQ from the coding sequence ATTCCTACCCTAATCAATGATTTTGATGTCTCATATGGGTCATCATCTTGGATTTTGACATCGTATTTGATAGCAGGGGCTGTTATGACCCCTATAGCGGGCAAACTGTCTGACATCTATGGCAGAAAAAAAGTTTTGCTAATTATCATGGCCATTTACACTGTCGGGGTTTGTTTAGGCGGATTTGCGAACGATTTTCTCACTATGATAATAGCAAGAACAATTCAGGGCATTGGGCTAGGAATGTTTCCTATAGCATTTAGCATTATTCGAGATCAGTTTCCAAGGGAAAGAATTTCCATCACAACCGGAATCATTACTTCAATGTTTGCAGCAGGCTCAGTCATTGGATTATCAGTCGGTGGCTTGATTATTCATGAATTTGGATGGAAGATGACATTTTTTACGATAATTCCTCTTTCAATACTATTGCTGCTAATGATACGAAAATATGTTAATGTCTCTGATAACAATAATCTTGAACAAAAGGACGAAAAACAAGACAAACACACAAATTTACTGAAAAATTCTACAAATATAATTCCAAAGAAAAAACAAATGATTTATTCTCAAATAGACATTAAAGGATCAATTTTACTAGCAATTACTATTGTTTCTTTTCTGCTCTCCTTAACATACTTGCAAACATCGCCAGATCAAAATACATCAAATCTTTCTGGTATTGCTACTGCTAGTCCTTACTCTTCTTTGGAACAAATCGCGCCATTTTTAGTAATTGGAGCGACATCATTATTCTTTTTTGTTCGTTTGGAGAGGCGAATCGAATATCCTTTAATTGATTTTAGAATTTTCTTGAGACCACCAATCTTGCTTTCAAATATGATCATTATGATAGTAGGTTTGTCGATGTTTATGGTTTTTCAGACTATTCCTATACTAGTACAAAGCCCAGAACCCATAGGATTTGGTGAAAATGCCATCAATACCGGTAAAATCCAACTGCCTTTCGCAATAGTCCTCTTAATATTTGGACCTACTTCTGGATTTATCATTTCAAAACTGGGATCGATAAAGCCAATGATTATAGGTACTATTCTTACAGCGACCGGGTTTTCCATTTTGTATTTGTTTCATTCAACAGAGATCTCAATCTCTATAGGCTTGGCAATATTATCGACTGGCCTCTCCCTTGCTTCCGTGGGGGCAGTAAACGTCACCATTCTATCAACACCTGTTGAATTTACGGGTGTAACGATGGGGATTAGTACAATGTTGAGAATTGTGGGGTCGTCAATTGGACCAGCTTTGGCTGCAATGTATATGCAAACAAACCAGTCGCTAATTAACATACAGGGAATTACTAAATCACTACCTTCCTCGTTTTCTTTTGACCTGATATTTCTTAGCGCCCTGGTGTTTTCAGTAGCTGCAATAAGCATGTCTATAATCCTAAGCAAAAAAATACATGCTAAACCCTACTTACAATAG
- a CDS encoding MarR family winged helix-turn-helix transcriptional regulator, producing MIKYDFQNSIGFIINRMGKSLVYVIDQELRKKFGITFGQWKVLIILANNATGLTQREIADKLALEGPTLIPIIDKLEKDAVVIRNLDPRDRRINRILLTEKAHGFLDDTIECVSEIKKICLGQISDEDISTTKNTLEQMWLNLQDKFNLNCSEEIKQKRELISQPTSNIIIEKRLASTKTST from the coding sequence ATGATTAAATATGATTTTCAAAATAGCATTGGTTTTATTATCAATAGGATGGGTAAATCGTTAGTTTATGTGATAGACCAAGAATTGCGTAAGAAATTTGGTATTACCTTTGGGCAATGGAAGGTGCTAATAATACTTGCAAATAATGCTACTGGATTAACTCAGAGGGAAATTGCTGATAAATTAGCTTTGGAAGGACCGACCCTTATTCCAATAATCGATAAATTGGAAAAGGATGCAGTAGTAATCAGAAATCTCGACCCTAGGGATCGAAGAATTAATCGCATTTTGTTAACCGAAAAGGCACACGGATTTCTTGATGATACTATAGAATGTGTGTCTGAAATAAAAAAAATATGTCTAGGTCAAATTTCTGACGAGGATATTTCCACAACAAAAAATACTTTGGAACAAATGTGGCTTAATTTGCAAGATAAATTCAATTTGAATTGCTCAGAAGAAATCAAACAAAAACGGGAATTGATCAGTCAGCCTACATCGAACATTATTATTGAGAAACGACTTGCATCCACAAAAACTAGCACATGA
- the hflX gene encoding GTPase HflX → MHQANIILVTYPEDFAIEEAKSLVESMPEYKVVKVFTQKYLNRAKYGMGFGKAEEIKQFVSQAGNIEKIFVDEHLGAKQIFNLEELIEIPIIDRERLILDIFYSRATTNESKLQIQLAEIQYKMPRVRENAKLMSKSNERVGKGGMGEYIVDVQFRDLKRQMGFVKEKLKDANLKRHEYRKQRLRKGMFIVSLVGYTSSGKTTLFNLLTKENKETSANLFTTLSTTTRSLDNSSNIDNKGDVDVLVVDTVGFISRLPHYMIDAFKSTLEESLEADLIFFLIDCSENLEDIGKKYSSCWNVLEELKIDKSKLHIVLTKVETTKSDKIQEIMKYMDDSIDKIAISSKSGYGIHKLRNLIASKKAHVKDEHSKLAPS, encoded by the coding sequence TTGCATCAAGCCAATATAATACTAGTTACTTATCCTGAAGATTTTGCCATAGAAGAGGCTAAAAGTTTGGTTGAATCAATGCCAGAATATAAGGTAGTAAAGGTTTTTACTCAAAAGTACCTAAACCGCGCTAAATATGGTATGGGGTTTGGCAAAGCTGAAGAAATAAAACAATTTGTTTCACAAGCGGGTAATATAGAAAAAATATTTGTTGATGAACATTTAGGTGCAAAACAGATATTTAATTTAGAAGAACTCATAGAAATTCCAATAATTGATAGAGAAAGATTGATTCTTGATATTTTCTATTCTCGGGCTACAACGAATGAATCCAAACTGCAAATCCAATTAGCTGAGATTCAATACAAGATGCCTCGTGTAAGAGAAAACGCGAAGCTCATGAGTAAAAGTAATGAGAGAGTAGGAAAAGGAGGAATGGGTGAATATATCGTAGATGTTCAATTCCGTGATTTAAAACGACAGATGGGGTTTGTGAAAGAAAAATTAAAAGATGCAAATCTCAAGCGTCACGAATATCGCAAGCAAAGACTACGAAAAGGAATGTTCATCGTTTCCCTTGTTGGATATACAAGTTCAGGAAAAACAACTCTTTTCAATCTACTTACAAAAGAAAATAAAGAAACATCTGCTAATCTGTTCACAACACTTTCAACCACCACCAGATCACTTGACAATTCTAGTAATATTGACAATAAGGGTGACGTAGATGTCTTGGTTGTGGATACAGTAGGTTTTATCAGCAGACTTCCACATTACATGATAGACGCTTTCAAATCCACATTAGAAGAATCACTAGAAGCCGATTTGATCTTCTTTTTGATTGATTGTTCAGAGAATTTAGAGGATATTGGTAAAAAATATTCTAGTTGTTGGAATGTTCTTGAAGAACTCAAAATCGACAAGTCAAAATTACACATAGTTTTAACCAAAGTAGAGACTACCAAATCAGATAAAATACAAGAAATAATGAAATACATGGACGATTCAATCGACAAAATTGCCATTTCATCAAAATCAGGATATGGGATTCATAAGCTGAGAAATTTGATAGCGTCGAAAAAGGCCCACGTAAAGGATGAACACTCAAAACTCGCTCCTTCGTAA